From Saccopteryx leptura isolate mSacLep1 chromosome 3, mSacLep1_pri_phased_curated, whole genome shotgun sequence, one genomic window encodes:
- the DACT3 gene encoding dapper homolog 3 gives MIRAFSFPVSPERGRLRGWLEGSLAGLCELHWLRERQEYRVQQALRLAQPGMGGAEAEDEEDADEDEDAAAARRAAAALEEQLEALPGLIWDLGQQLGDLSLESGGLEQESGRSSGFYEDPSSTGGPDSPRSTFCGDSGFSGSGSYGRMGPSEPRGIYASERPKSLGDASPSAPEAVGARAAVPRSFSAPYPTAAGSAGPEACSSAERRARAGPFLTPSPLHAVALRSPRPCGRPLADSPDVPGAGRPLDGYISALLRRRRRRGAGQPRTSPGGADGGPRRQNSVRQRPPDASPPPGGARPAPEPPVERAGGRPASPAALGRAWGSPWESEAVPEPAASPAVPSPPDSPAEGRLVKAQYIPGAQAATRGLPGRAARRKAPPLTRGRSVEQSPPRERPRAAGRRGRITEASGRRGSPRARKAARSQSETSLLGRAAAVPPGPPKYPTAEREEPRPPRPRRGPAPTLAAQAAGSCRRWRSTAEIDAADGRRGRPRAPAARGPGPGPSPSAPQRRLLYGCAGSDSECSAGRLGPLGRRGPTGGVGGGYGESESSASEGESPAFSSASSDSDGSGGLVWPQQLVAATAASGPGGGAGGGAPAGPAKVFVKIKASHALKKKILRFRSGSLKVMTTV, from the exons ATGATCCGGGCCTTCTCGTTCCCGGTAAGCCCCGAGCGGGGCCGGCTGCGGGGCTGGCTGGAGGGCAGCCTGGCCGGGCTCTGCGAGTTGCACTGGCTACGGGAGAGGCAGGAGTACCGCGTGCAGCAGGCGCTGCGGCTGGCCCAGCCCGGAATGGGGGGCGCCGAGGCCGAGGACGAGGAGGACGCCGACGAGGATGAAGATGCGGCGGCGGCGCGCCGGGCCGCAGCGGCCCTGGAGGAACAGCTG GAGGCCTTGCCCGGGCTCATCTGGGACCTGGGCCAGCAGCTGGGAGACCTGAGCCTGGAGTCTGGGGGCCTGGAACAGGAGAGCGGGCGCAGCTCGG GCTTCTATGAAGACCCCAGCTCCACAGGAGGTCCGGACTCACCACGCTCTACTTTCTGTGGGGACAGTGGCTTCTCTGGATCTGGCTCCTATGGACGCATGGGTCCCTCTGAACCCCGGGGCATCTATGCCAGTGAGAGACCCAAGTCCCTAG GAGACGCCAGTCCCAGCGCTCCCGAGGCGGTGGGAGCTCGGGCAGCAGTGCCGCGGTCCTTCTCGGCCCCCTATCCGACGGCAGCGGGGTCTGCAGGCCCTGAAGCCTGTTCCTCAGCAGAGCGGCGGGCCCGCGCGGGGCCCTTCCTGACGCCCAGTCCCCTGCACGCCGTGGCGCTGCGCAGCCCACGGCCCTGCGGCCGTCCTCTCGCAGACTCGCCGGACGTACCGGGCGCCGGGCGGCCCCTAGACGGCTACATCTCGGCGCTTCTGCGCAGGCGCCGCCGCCGGGGGGCGGGCCAGCCCCGGACCAGCCCCGGGGGCGCGGACGGGGGCCCGCGGCGCCAGAATAGCGTGCGCCAGCGGCCGCCGGACGCGTCCCCGCCCCCCGGAGGCGCGCGGCCCGCGCCCGAGCCCCCAGTGGAGCGCGCTGGGGGCCGTCCCGCTAGCCCAGCCGCCTTGGGCCGCGCCTGGGGCTCGCCATGGGAGTCGGAGGCAGTGCCCGAGCCCGCCGCGTCGCCGGCTGTCCCCTCGCCCCCTGACAGCCCGGCCGAAGGCCGCCTGGTGAAGGCACAGTACATCCCAGGCGCGCAGGCTGCCACCCGCGGCCTCCCTGGCCGCGCGGCCCGCCGTAAAGCGCCACCACTGACCCGGGGTCGCAGTGTGGAGCAGTCCCCACCTCGGGAGCGTCCCAGGGCCGCGGGCCGCCGCGGACGCATAACAGAGGCCTCAGGCCGCCGGGGCTCGCCCAGGGCTCGCAAGGCCGCGCGCTCCCAGTCGGAGACCAGCCTGTTGGGCCGCGCAGCTGCGGTTCCTCCGGGACCTCCCAAATACCCCACAGCGGAACGGGAAGAGCCTCGGCCTCCGCGGCCCCGCCGCGGCCCAGCACCAACGCTGGCCGCGCAGGCCGCGGGGTCCTGCCGCCGCTGGCGCTCCACGGCCGAGATCGACGCAGCCGATGGGCGCCGCGGCCGTCCCCGCGCCCCCGCCGCCCGTGGCCCAGGTCCTGGCCCATCCCCGTCTGCTCCTCAGCGCCGGTTGCTCTATGGCTGCGCGGGCAGCGACTCGGAGTGCTCGGCCGGGCGCCTGGGGCCCCTTGGACGCCGGGGCCCGACGGGCGGCGTTGGTGGCGGCTACGGGGAGAGTGAGTCGAGTGCCAGCGAGGGGGAGTCGCCTGCCTTCAGCTCCGCATCCAGCGACTCAGACGGCAGCGGTGGCCTCGTGTGGCCGCAGCAGCTGGTGGCAGCCACCGCGGCTTCCGggccaggaggtggtgcaggtGGAGGGGCGCCCGCGGGCCCCGCCAAAGTCTTTGTGAAGATCAAGGCCTCCCACGCGCTCAAGAAAAAGATACTGCGCTTCCGTTCTGGTTCTCTTAAGGTCATGACTACAGTGTGA